DNA from Petropleomorpha daqingensis:
GACGCCGTCCCGGACGGCCGGTGGGCGCGGCTGCCGGGCGGATTCCACGAGATCCCGCCCGCGGTGCTGGCCCCGGTGCTGGCCGACTTCTACCGCGGCTGAGCCCTCGCACCCCCCTCGGGGAACGGGTGCGCATACCCACTCGACCCGGTGACAAACGGCCACCGGATGGTCACTCGTGCCTGATGTTATTGACAGCGAGTGACGTTCCGTGATCGGTTGCGCCCTTGAGCGCCCGGGACAGCGGCCTGACGTGGCCGTATCCCGGACAAGCGCGACGATGTCCTAACGCAGGGTGACCGTCACGGGGGGACCGCAATGGCACGACGTGCTGCAGTCACGGCGACGGAACCGAACCGACGGCGCCACCCCGGCCCCGTGTCCTTGTCGCTCCGTCCTGAGGGTCGTCCCATGTCTGCTGCCACCACCGCGGCTCCGCGCCGGAGGGCTCCGCTCGCCGCGGTCATCGCCTTCGGCATGCTGGTGCTCGGGTTCGTCGTCCCCGCCACGGCCTCGGCCGACACCCGGCCCGACTCCGGCACCCCGGCGACCGTCGCCGCCGACGCCCTGCCCACCGTGCAGGTCAACGGCGTCGTCTGGTCGACGGTGACCGTCGGGAACACCGTCTACGCGACCGGCAGCTTCACGCGGGCGCGGCCGGCCGGCAGCGCCGCCGGTGTGAACGAGACCGCGCGCGCCAACATCGTCGCGTTCAACCTGACCACCGGCGTGATGACGACCTTCAACCACACGCTCAACGGCCAGGGCCGTTTCATCACGGCATCGCCCGACGGCACGCGCATCTACGTAGGTGGCGACTTCACCACCGTGGACGGCGTCGCCCGCGGGCACATCGCCGCGTTCAACGCCTCCACCGGTGCGCTGATCACCACCTTCGCGCCGACGACGAACGGCATCGTCTACTCGCTGGCCGCCACCAACACCACGGTGTACGCCGGCGGCTCGTTCACCATCGCCGGTGGCCAGACCCGCACCCGGCTCGCCGCCTTCGCGGCCAGCAACGGCGCCCTGAGCACGACCTTCGCGCCGACCGCGAACCACAACGTCCGCGGCATCCTGCTCAACCCCGCGGGTACCCGCGTCATCGTCGCGGGTCAGTTCTCGCAGGTGAACGGCGTCTCGGCGGTCGCGATGGCGTCGGTGAACCTGACCGGCGGTGACACCCAGACCTGGCAGTACGGCATCGACGCCTCCGGCGACGCGGCCGGCGTCTACAGCCTCAAGCGCGACGGGGCGAACTTCTACGCCACGATGTACGGCTACCTCGTCGGCAACATCGAGGGCGTCGTGGCGTTCAACCCCAACGACCTGTCGCTGGTCTGGATGAACGACTGCCACGGCGACACCTACGACACGTACTCCACCGGCACGGTCGTCTACGCCGCCAGCCACTCGCACGACTGCGAGACCTCCGGTCAGTTCCCCGACCAGAACCCGCGGGTCTGGAAGCGCGCGATCGCCATGACGGTCGCCGTCACCGGCACCCTCAAGGCCACCACCCAGCTGCCGCGCTACACCAGCTGGGAGGGTCGCCCGCACCCGTCGGTCCTCGACTGGTTCCCGACCATCCCGGCCGGCACCTACACCGGTCAGGACCAGGGCAGCTGGACGGTCACGGGCTCGGGCAACTACATCGCCTTCGGCGGTGAGTTCACCTCGGTCAACGGCACCGCGCAGCAGGGCCTGGTGCGCTTCGCCGCGACGTCGATCGCCCCGAACCGGCGCGGTCCGGAGATCAGCGCCGGCAACCTGCGGCCCAACGCCACGTCGACCACGGCCGGCGAGGTCAAGGTCGTCTGGCCGCAGGCGTGGGACATGGACAACGAGACGCTGACCTACAACCTGTACCGGGGCAGCGGCACCACGCCGATCTACACGACCACGGCCAAGACGCAGTGGTGGAACACCAGCACGATGACCTTCACCGACACCGGACGCGCCGCCGGCTCGACGGCGTCCTACCGGGTGTCGGTCAGCGACCCGCTGAACAACACGGTGACCAGCAACCAGGGCAACACGGTGACCGTCGCCGGCACCACCAGCGGCTACTCCAACCAGGTGCTGACCGACGGTGCCGCGCAGTACTGGCGGCTCAACGAGTCCAGCGGCAGCACGGCGTACGACTCGGCCGGGCTGACCAACATGACCGAGCGGGCCGGCGTCACCCGCGGCACCGCCGGGGCGCTGGCCGGTGACACCGCGATCACCGTCAACGGCACCGCGACGGGCACCGCGCAGACGACCGCCACGGTCGCCACCCCGACCAACGCGTTCTCGGTCGAGGCCTGGGTCCGGACGACGTCCACGGCCGGCGGCATCATCGCCCAGCTCGGCGACTCGGCCACGGGCGCGAACACCGTCAGCGACCGCACGCTGTACGTCGACTCCGGCGGCCAGCTCTCCTTCGGCCTCTCCCGCCGGCAGGGCCAGACGACCACCTACACCAACACGGTCCGCAGCACGGCGCCGATCAACAACGGCCAGTGGCACCACATCGTGGCCGCGGTCGGCACCGGCGGCACGACGCTGTTCGTCGACGGTGCGCAGGTGGGCGGCAGCGCCACGATGACCAGCGCGAACACCCGGCTGGCCTCGGGCTACTGGATGATCGGCAGCGGCACGCTGACCCCGTGGCCGAACGCGCCGACCAGCTCGTCGCTGAACGGTTCGATCGACGACGTCGCGATCTACCCGTCGACGCTCACCTCGGCCCAGGTGGCCCAGCACTACTCGCTGGCCACCGGGACGACGACCAACCCGGCACCGACGGCCTCGTTCACCGCGACGCCGTCCGGGATGAGCGTCTCGGTCGACGCCAGCGCGTCGAGCGACTCGAACGGGACGATCTCGTCCTACTCGTGGAACTGGGGCGACAGCACCGCGGCCGGCACGGGCGTGACCGCCAACCACACCTACGCGACGGCGGGCAGCTACACGGTCACGCTGACGGTCACCGACAACGGCGGGGCCACGGCCTCGACCAGCCGCACGGTCAACGCCGCGCCGCCGAACAACGCCCCCGTGGCGGCGTTCACCTCGACCGTCACCGACATGAGCGTCGCGGTCGACGGCTCGGGCTCCACCGACTCCGACGGGACGATCGCGACCTACACGTGGCAGTGGGGTGACAACACGCCCAACGGCACCGGCCAGACGGCGAACCACACCTACACGGCGGGCGGGACCTTCAACGTCCGGCTGACCGTGACCGACAACCTGGGCGGCACCAACACGGTGACGCACCCGGTGACGATCGTGGCCCCGCAGTCGCCGGCCTTCGCCCAGGACGCCTTCAGCCGCACCGTGGCCGCGGGTGGTTGGGGCAGCGCCGACACCGGCGGCGCGTGGACCGCGCAGGCCGGGGCGACCCGCCTGTCGGTGAGCCAGGCGACCGGCGGTGTCCTCGACCTGCCCGCCGCGGGCAACAACACGGGTGCCTACCTGGGCAGCGTGTCCCAGCCGAACGCCGACGTGACGACGACGTTCACGCTGAGCTCCGCGCCGACCGGCCTGGGCACCGACGTGTACGTCACCCCGCGCCGGATGGCGAACGGCGACGACATGCGGGTGCGCGTCCGCGTGGCTCCGGATGGTTCGGTCTCGCTGCTCTACTCTCGCCGCGTGGCTGGGGCGGAGACCTTCGGGAACACGGCGACGATCGCCGGCCTGACGTGGACCGCCGGTACGGCGTTCAACGTCCGGGTCCAGGTGACGACGACGACCAACGGTGCCAGCACGGTCCGTGCCCGCATCTGGGCCGGCACCGGCACCGAGCCGACCACCTGGCAGCTCACCCAGAACGGCGAGAACAACGCCGCGCTCCAGGGTTCCGGCTCGGTGGGCATCAGCGCCTACCGCGGCTCGACCTCGACCGCCGCCACCCAGGTCCGGGTGAGCTCGTTCGCGGCGCGGCCGATCGCGTGACGGCTCCTGCACCGACCCGGCGGAGCCGCAGGGATCTGCTGCTCCGCCGGGTGCTTCCCGCACTGGCCGTGCTCGTCGTCGCCGCGGTCGTCGTCTTCCTCGTCCTCCGAGGCGGGGACGACGGCTCGGGCAACGCCGCCGCGGCGTCGTCCACGTCGGCCGCGGCTCCGTCGACCGACCTGGGGCTGGAGCCGACCGAGTCGTCGCCGAGCGTCTCGCCGTCCCCCGCGACGGAGGCGCCGGCGCCGACGGTGGTCAGCCGTCCGGGGGTGCCCGAGGCCTCGCGCACCGTGCAGGCCACCAACGGGGACTTCGCGGCCACCGCGTCGTGGTCCGACGGCGCGACGATCCGGGTCGCCGAGGCGCACCAGCAGGTCACCTCCGGCACCGGTCCCGGCGAGCTCGCCGGGCAGCCGCAGACGGTGTTCAACCTCGAGCTGGTCAACGGCACGGACAAGCCGCTGGACCTCAACACGGTCGTCGTCCAGGCCACCTACGGCTCGGGCCCGACCCAGGCGAGCCCGATCTACGACCAGAAGAGCGTCGACTTCGGCGGAACGCTGGCGCCGGGGGACACGGCCACCGCCGTCTACTCCTTCGCCATCCCCGCCGACCAGCTGGGCAAGGTGACCCTGTCGGTCGACGTCGACGGGTTCCGCTTCCCGGCCGTGTTCTCCGGGGCCGTCCCGGCCTGAGCCGTCAGACCAGCGCGACCACGGCAGAAGACGCCGGTCACCCGCGCAGCAGCACGCCCTTGCGCCAGACGTCGCCGCGGGCGCTCTGCCACGCGGTCGGGCCGTAGACGCGGTCGACCCGGCTCTCGCCGTTCTCCTCGACCAGGACGATCAGCGCCCCACCGGCGCCGACGTGGTAGCAGTAGCGGCCGGCGGGGAGGTCGGCGTCGGGGAAGGTCGTCGTCCCCTCGCCGTCCAGGTCGATCTCGACGCTCATGCGTGCCAGCCCTTCTGCGCTCCCCGGGGCGGATGAGGAGATCCGGCGGTACCCGGACGAGGCCGCCGTTCGGCTCATCGGTGCTGGTCGGAGCCCTGATCGCGCCGTTCCTGACCGCATCCAGGGCGTGCCGGAGCACTTTGCAGTCGGTCGATCACACAACGTGACTACGAGTGAAGACCGTTAACCCATGGCGTGACAACGGTCCGCCGCAGGGCTGACAAAGCTTCAGATCGGGCACCGCGGCGCCGGATCCTCGCTTCCAACGCCGCGACGGCGGGCCACCCCGGCCCGTCCCGGTCGGTGCGCATCCCCCAGGAGCAACCCCCGTGATGAACTCGTTCGCCACCCTGGCCACGCTCGTGGCCTTCGCCAAGGACCGCCTGCAGCGCGAGGAGAAGGGCGCCACCGCCGTCGAGTACGGCCTCATGGTCGGCCTGATCGCCGCCGTCATCGTCGGCACCGTGCTGCTGCTCGGCGGTCAGCTCAACGACCTCTTCACGATGGTCACCGACGCCCTCCCCGGCGGCAACTGATCCCTCGAGCACGTCCCTGCGGCGCAGCGGCCCGTCCCCCGCGGGCTGCTGCGCCGCACCCACGTCGATGCACGGAAGGAGGGCCGCGATGACCTGGCGACGACTGCGCGACGAGCGCGGCGCCAGCGCGGTGGAGTTCGCGCTGATCGTGCCGCTGCTGGTGCTGCTCGTGGTCGGCATCGTCGAGTTCGGCCACGCCTTCCAGGTGCAGGGCCAGCTCTCGGCGGCCGCCCGCGAGGGCGTCCGTGCGATGGCGCTGCAGAACGACCCGGCCGCGGCGCGCACCGCCGTCCGCAACGCGACCTCCACCTTCGACCCCGCGGTCACCGACGCCGAGATCAGCATCACGCCGGCCGCCTGCCCGCTGGTCGGCGGCAGCAGCACCGTGCGGCTGACCGTCGACTACGACATGCCGTTCCTCACCGGGCTGTTCGGCGCCGGCGTGGACCTGTCCGCGACGGGGGTCATGCGATGCAACGGCTGACCCGCCGGCTGCGGCGCGACGAGCGCGGCGCGGCGGCCGTCGTCCTCTCGCTGCTCATGGTGCCGATGCTGGGCTTCACCGCCCTCGCCGTCGACGTGGGCGCCGTCTACGCCGAGAAGGCCCGGCTGCAGACCGCCGCCGACGCGGCCGCCCTCGCCGTGGCGCAGGACTGCGCCCGCGGGAACTGCGGCGACATGCTCGCCACCGCGACCGCGATCGTCGCGGCCAACAACGGCGGCGCGACCTCGCGGCCGCCGGTGCTGAACTCGGCCCCGACGAGCGTGACCGTCACCGGCGACAAGCCGGTGCAGCACTGGTTCGCGCCGGTCATCGGCATCGACTCGACCGCCGTGTCGGCCACCGCGACCGTCGCGTGGGGCAACCCGGGCGCCGGGACGGCGGAGCTGCCGCTGACCTTCTCCTGGTGCGAGTTCGCCGCGCAGACCGGCGGCGGCCTGCCGTCGGGCACCACGGTCCGGACGATCAAGTTCACCAAGACCTCCGGCACCGGCTGCACGGGTCCGTCGCACAACGTCGTCCCCGGCGGCTTCGCCTACCTCGACACGAACCCCGGCCACTGCGAGGCGACCAGCGCCCGCGGCGGCAAGTCCTACTCGTCGACCGGCAACAGCGTCCCGTCGCCCTGCTCGGCGGCCGACTTCGCGGCGCTGGTCGGGCACACGGTGCTGCTGCCCCTGTTCGACAACTGGGGCGAGACCGGCAGCAACGCCTGGTACCACGTCTACGGCTACGCCGCGTTCAAGATCACCGGCTACTTCTTCGGCGGCCAGTTCCGCACCAGCCCGCAGCCCTGCAGCGGCAACGAGCGCTGCGTCGCCGGCTACTTCACGCGCTTCGTGGACCTCTCCGAGCGCTTCACCTACACCAACGACGGCCCGGACCTCGGCGCCTCGATCCTCCGTCTGGTCCGCTAGGAGCTTCCCCCGATGAGACGCCGATTGCTCGCCGCCTTCGCGGCCCTGGTGCTGACCCTGGTCGGCGGGGTCGTGCTCGTGGCCTACGTGCGCGGTGCCGACGCGCGCGCCGCCGCGGGCCTGCAGACCGTGCAGGTGCTGGTGGTCCAGGAGCTCGTGCCCGCGGGCACCCCGGCCGACCAGCTCGCCGACAAGGTCGACACCGAGCTCGTCCCGGCCAAGACCGCCGTCGCCGGCCGGGTCGCCGACCTGGCCGACCTCGCCGGGAGGGTGGCGACGGTGGACCTCCAGCCGGGGGAGCAGCTGCTCGCCAGCCGGTTCAAGGTCCCCGGTGACCTGCGCGCGGCCGGCACCGTCGACGTCCCCGCGGGCAAGCAGGAGGTGAGCGTGCTGCTCGATCCGCAGCGCGCCGTCGGCGGCCGGCTGGCGGCGGGGGACACGGTGGGGGTCTACCTCTCGATGACCGACCCCACCGCGAGCACCCACGGCGTGCTGCACGGGGTGCTGGTCACCCAGGTGCAGGGCGCGCCGGCGGCGCCGTCGGACGGCGCGGACACCCAGACGGCGAGCGCCGGCTCGGCGGCACCGACCGGCAGCCTGATGGTCACCCTCGCGCTCACGGCCCGTGACGCGGAGGAGGTCGTCTTCGGCGCCGAGCACGGGACGCTGTGGCTCTCCCTCGAGCCGGACGGCGCCGACAACTCGGGCACCCAGGTGGTCACCCCCGACAACGTGTACGGAGGTCGGCCATGAGCCGCGTCGTGCTCGGCGGCGCCGACGAGGAGCTCGCGCTGCGGATCAAGGAGGCGGCGGACGGCGACGTCCTCCTGCTGCCCCCCGGGCGGCTGCCGACCGACCCGGCCCGGCTGTTCGAGCAGCTCGTGGACGGGGAGCTACCCGAGGTGCTCGTGCTCGGGCCGGAGACCAGCCCGGCCGAGGCGCTGAACCTGGCGGCCCGGCTCGACGCCCAGTGCCCCGGGATCAGCGTCGTCCTCGTCGCCGATCCCTCGCCGACGCTGTGGCAGACGGCCATGCGCTCCGGGGTGCGCGACGTCGTCCCGTCGGCGACCGACGTGGCCGAGCTGCGGGCGGCGATCGACCGGGCGGCGCAGGCCGCGTCGGGCCGGCGCCGCGTGCTGCGGCCGGTGGAGGAGACCGCCCGCTACACGGGCCGGGTGATCACCGTCGCCTCGCCCAAGGGCGGGGTCGGCAAGACCACGGTGAGCACCAACCTGGCGATCGGGCTGACCCAGGCGGCGCCGCAGTCCACCGTGCTGGTGGACCTCGACGTGCAGTTCGGCGACGTCGCCTCCGCGCTCGGGCTGGCGCCGGAGTACGCGCTGCCCGACGTGGTGGCCGGCCCGGCCGCGGAGGACACCATGG
Protein-coding regions in this window:
- a CDS encoding PKD domain-containing protein, producing the protein MSAATTAAPRRRAPLAAVIAFGMLVLGFVVPATASADTRPDSGTPATVAADALPTVQVNGVVWSTVTVGNTVYATGSFTRARPAGSAAGVNETARANIVAFNLTTGVMTTFNHTLNGQGRFITASPDGTRIYVGGDFTTVDGVARGHIAAFNASTGALITTFAPTTNGIVYSLAATNTTVYAGGSFTIAGGQTRTRLAAFAASNGALSTTFAPTANHNVRGILLNPAGTRVIVAGQFSQVNGVSAVAMASVNLTGGDTQTWQYGIDASGDAAGVYSLKRDGANFYATMYGYLVGNIEGVVAFNPNDLSLVWMNDCHGDTYDTYSTGTVVYAASHSHDCETSGQFPDQNPRVWKRAIAMTVAVTGTLKATTQLPRYTSWEGRPHPSVLDWFPTIPAGTYTGQDQGSWTVTGSGNYIAFGGEFTSVNGTAQQGLVRFAATSIAPNRRGPEISAGNLRPNATSTTAGEVKVVWPQAWDMDNETLTYNLYRGSGTTPIYTTTAKTQWWNTSTMTFTDTGRAAGSTASYRVSVSDPLNNTVTSNQGNTVTVAGTTSGYSNQVLTDGAAQYWRLNESSGSTAYDSAGLTNMTERAGVTRGTAGALAGDTAITVNGTATGTAQTTATVATPTNAFSVEAWVRTTSTAGGIIAQLGDSATGANTVSDRTLYVDSGGQLSFGLSRRQGQTTTYTNTVRSTAPINNGQWHHIVAAVGTGGTTLFVDGAQVGGSATMTSANTRLASGYWMIGSGTLTPWPNAPTSSSLNGSIDDVAIYPSTLTSAQVAQHYSLATGTTTNPAPTASFTATPSGMSVSVDASASSDSNGTISSYSWNWGDSTAAGTGVTANHTYATAGSYTVTLTVTDNGGATASTSRTVNAAPPNNAPVAAFTSTVTDMSVAVDGSGSTDSDGTIATYTWQWGDNTPNGTGQTANHTYTAGGTFNVRLTVTDNLGGTNTVTHPVTIVAPQSPAFAQDAFSRTVAAGGWGSADTGGAWTAQAGATRLSVSQATGGVLDLPAAGNNTGAYLGSVSQPNADVTTTFTLSSAPTGLGTDVYVTPRRMANGDDMRVRVRVAPDGSVSLLYSRRVAGAETFGNTATIAGLTWTAGTAFNVRVQVTTTTNGASTVRARIWAGTGTEPTTWQLTQNGENNAALQGSGSVGISAYRGSTSTAATQVRVSSFAARPIA
- a CDS encoding Flp family type IVb pilin, encoding MNSFATLATLVAFAKDRLQREEKGATAVEYGLMVGLIAAVIVGTVLLLGGQLNDLFTMVTDALPGGN
- a CDS encoding TadE/TadG family type IV pilus assembly protein, whose translation is MTWRRLRDERGASAVEFALIVPLLVLLVVGIVEFGHAFQVQGQLSAAAREGVRAMALQNDPAAARTAVRNATSTFDPAVTDAEISITPAACPLVGGSSTVRLTVDYDMPFLTGLFGAGVDLSATGVMRCNG
- a CDS encoding pilus assembly protein TadG-related protein, encoding MQRLTRRLRRDERGAAAVVLSLLMVPMLGFTALAVDVGAVYAEKARLQTAADAAALAVAQDCARGNCGDMLATATAIVAANNGGATSRPPVLNSAPTSVTVTGDKPVQHWFAPVIGIDSTAVSATATVAWGNPGAGTAELPLTFSWCEFAAQTGGGLPSGTTVRTIKFTKTSGTGCTGPSHNVVPGGFAYLDTNPGHCEATSARGGKSYSSTGNSVPSPCSAADFAALVGHTVLLPLFDNWGETGSNAWYHVYGYAAFKITGYFFGGQFRTSPQPCSGNERCVAGYFTRFVDLSERFTYTNDGPDLGASILRLVR
- the cpaB gene encoding Flp pilus assembly protein CpaB, coding for MRRRLLAAFAALVLTLVGGVVLVAYVRGADARAAAGLQTVQVLVVQELVPAGTPADQLADKVDTELVPAKTAVAGRVADLADLAGRVATVDLQPGEQLLASRFKVPGDLRAAGTVDVPAGKQEVSVLLDPQRAVGGRLAAGDTVGVYLSMTDPTASTHGVLHGVLVTQVQGAPAAPSDGADTQTASAGSAAPTGSLMVTLALTARDAEEVVFGAEHGTLWLSLEPDGADNSGTQVVTPDNVYGGRP
- a CDS encoding AAA family ATPase — encoded protein: MSRVVLGGADEELALRIKEAADGDVLLLPPGRLPTDPARLFEQLVDGELPEVLVLGPETSPAEALNLAARLDAQCPGISVVLVADPSPTLWQTAMRSGVRDVVPSATDVAELRAAIDRAAQAASGRRRVLRPVEETARYTGRVITVASPKGGVGKTTVSTNLAIGLTQAAPQSTVLVDLDVQFGDVASALGLAPEYALPDVVAGPAAEDTMVLKTFLTQHPSGLYAVCGAESPAAGDTVSGADVGRLLAALAREFRYVVVDTAPGLSEPTLAALDRATDVVMLTSMDVPGVRGLRKELDVLRELCMIPAGRHVVMNFADPKGGLSVRDVETTIGSGVDVVLPWSKAVPASTNAGVPLLQSGRKDPMAKELRRLVARFAATPLKQGRRAKHRAAS